Proteins co-encoded in one Candidatus Omnitrophota bacterium genomic window:
- the ligA gene encoding NAD-dependent DNA ligase LigA produces MHSKIRQEMEELKAQIRRHAELYYKFSKPSISDKEYDDLLRRLREMEERYPRYRTPDSPTVKLGRNTLEEFAAVKHRQRMLSLDNTYSFEELQKWHERVLRGLDGQRPEFVAELKIDGLSANLTYENGRLVRGATRGDGQTGEDVTANILTIKDIPGHLSGKALPGRIEIRGEVYMDLVDFRKMNEQRSDNGEDVFANPRNAASGSLKLLDPTEVARRRLAFFGHSLGDHQDGIITDQMGFFDKLKSWGVRVNPNTRLCRSFSEVLDFCGSWQDKRDSLPYEIDGIVIKVNSFEQQAALGETGKNPRWAIAYKFPARQATTEVLDIKINVGRTGVITPTAELRDVECAGVVIKNATLHNFDEIKRLDIKVGDRVLIERAGDVIPKVVKVVEHLGKAEYKMPTECPSCKGRIVKEKEDDVAYRCVNPFCPAQLERGILHFASRLAMDIEGLGEVVVSQMVSLGLVRRLDDIYGLKPEDLARLDLFKDKKINNLLAAIKASKKKPLSRLVYGLGIRHVGEKAAYILAQRFGTLDDLIAAKKEELERIYEVGPAIAASLVDYFSRKETQGLIKGFRESGLNFKEEKALLTNTPFSGKSVVFTGELRGLSRNQAEELVRGLGGNPSSSVSRATDFVVAGKGPGSKYAKAEKLGVRIITDEEFRGMIE; encoded by the coding sequence ATGCATAGCAAGATCAGGCAAGAGATGGAAGAGCTCAAGGCGCAGATCCGGCGCCATGCGGAGCTTTACTATAAATTTTCCAAGCCCAGTATATCCGACAAGGAATACGACGACCTCTTGCGCAGGCTGCGCGAGATGGAGGAGAGATATCCCCGGTACCGCACGCCTGATTCCCCGACCGTAAAGTTAGGCAGGAATACCTTAGAAGAATTCGCCGCTGTAAAGCACCGTCAGCGGATGCTTTCTCTTGATAATACCTATTCGTTCGAAGAATTGCAAAAGTGGCATGAACGGGTGTTGAGGGGGCTTGATGGACAGCGGCCGGAATTCGTTGCTGAGCTGAAAATAGACGGTTTGAGCGCCAATCTCACTTACGAAAACGGCAGATTGGTCCGTGGGGCTACCCGCGGCGACGGCCAGACCGGAGAGGACGTGACTGCAAATATCCTGACCATTAAAGATATCCCCGGGCATCTTTCCGGCAAGGCGCTTCCCGGGCGGATTGAGATCCGCGGAGAGGTGTATATGGATTTGGTTGATTTTCGCAAGATGAATGAACAGCGCTCGGATAACGGCGAGGATGTTTTTGCCAATCCGCGTAATGCCGCGTCCGGATCGCTTAAGTTGCTCGATCCGACGGAAGTGGCTCGGCGCAGGCTTGCCTTTTTCGGGCACTCGCTCGGCGACCACCAGGACGGGATCATAACCGATCAGATGGGTTTTTTCGATAAACTCAAAAGTTGGGGCGTGCGCGTCAATCCTAATACGCGCTTATGCCGCAGTTTTTCCGAGGTGCTGGATTTTTGCGGTTCGTGGCAGGACAAACGGGATTCCCTGCCCTATGAGATCGACGGGATAGTGATCAAGGTGAACAGCTTTGAACAGCAGGCCGCGCTCGGCGAGACCGGGAAAAATCCGCGTTGGGCGATCGCCTACAAATTCCCCGCCAGGCAGGCTACTACGGAAGTCCTGGATATCAAGATAAACGTGGGCCGTACCGGGGTGATCACCCCGACTGCGGAACTGAGAGATGTGGAATGCGCAGGGGTGGTCATTAAGAACGCGACCCTGCACAACTTTGACGAGATCAAACGACTGGACATAAAAGTAGGCGACCGTGTGTTGATCGAAAGAGCAGGCGATGTTATTCCGAAAGTGGTCAAGGTGGTGGAACATCTTGGAAAAGCTGAATACAAGATGCCTACTGAATGTCCGTCGTGCAAGGGCAGGATCGTAAAAGAAAAAGAAGATGATGTAGCGTACCGTTGCGTCAACCCTTTCTGCCCCGCGCAGTTGGAAAGAGGGATCTTGCATTTTGCCTCTCGCTTGGCAATGGATATAGAAGGCCTGGGCGAGGTTGTGGTCAGTCAGATGGTAAGCCTTGGCCTGGTCCGCAGGCTGGATGATATATACGGATTGAAACCCGAAGACCTGGCAAGGCTTGATTTATTCAAGGACAAAAAAATAAACAATCTTCTTGCCGCCATTAAGGCCAGTAAAAAAAAGCCTTTATCAAGGTTGGTCTATGGCCTGGGAATACGCCATGTGGGAGAGAAGGCCGCTTATATCCTGGCGCAGCGGTTTGGGACACTGGATGATCTGATCGCGGCGAAAAAAGAGGAGCTTGAGCGGATATATGAAGTCGGCCCGGCGATCGCTGCTTCGTTGGTTGATTATTTTTCCCGGAAAGAGACTCAAGGATTGATCAAGGGTTTTCGTGAGTCCGGACTTAATTTTAAGGAAGAGAAGGCCCTTTTGACTAACACCCCTTTTTCCGGCAAGAGCGTTGTTTTTACCGGCGAATTGAGAGGCCTTAGCCGGAATCAGGCTGAAGAGCTGGTCCGCGGCCTGGGCGGTAATCCGTCTTCCAGCGTGAGCAGGGCCACGGATTTTGTAGTTGCCGGTAAAGGCCCTGGCTCGAAATACGCCAAGGCTGAAAAATTGGGGGTAAGGATAATCACCGATGAAGAATTCAGGGGGATGATCGAATGA
- a CDS encoding acylphosphatase — protein MTQRAHLYYSGKVQGVGFRYTVRDIAGRLGVRGWVKNLPDSRVELLAEAEEADLKQFLDNIKECFFRYIREVDISWEPAADDVKDFNIKF, from the coding sequence ATGACCCAGAGAGCGCATCTGTATTACAGCGGAAAAGTGCAGGGTGTCGGGTTTCGTTACACCGTCAGGGATATCGCCGGCCGTTTGGGCGTCCGGGGGTGGGTCAAGAATCTGCCTGACAGCCGGGTGGAGCTTTTGGCCGAAGCCGAAGAGGCGGACCTTAAGCAATTCCTGGATAACATAAAAGAATGCTTCTTTCGGTATATCCGAGAAGTAGATATAAGCTGGGAACCTGCCGCGGATGACGTTAAGGATTTCAATATAAAATTCTAA
- a CDS encoding bifunctional 3,4-dihydroxy-2-butanone-4-phosphate synthase/GTP cyclohydrolase II — protein MFNSTAEIIEDLKKGLMVIIVDDEDRENEGDLIMSASFAKPEYINFMAKYGRGLICVPMEEERLNQLKLDPMQANKKDPFSTAWMISVDAASGVTTGISAFDRAHTIETLINPSAKPEELSKPGHIFPLKARKGGVLVRAGHTEASVDMMRIAGLYPAAVICEIMNDDGSMARLPQLREFAQKHKLKIGSIANLIEYRRRSEKLIERVSEVNLPTECGNYKLILYRDLTNGQTHVALIMGEWSQESLLVRVHSECLTGDVFSSLRCDCGRQLKKAMQMIDKEKKGIVLYMKQEGRGIGLEAKIRAYGLQEQGLDTVEANQALGYEPDLRDYGIGAQILAELGVKNIRLMTNNPRKIVGLEGYGLKVVERVPLEIEPNQNNYIYLKTKKEKMGHKLDI, from the coding sequence ATGTTCAATTCGACCGCGGAAATAATAGAGGATCTTAAAAAAGGGCTGATGGTCATTATCGTCGATGACGAGGACCGCGAAAATGAAGGCGACCTGATCATGTCCGCTTCTTTCGCCAAGCCTGAGTACATAAATTTCATGGCCAAATACGGCCGCGGTCTGATCTGTGTGCCGATGGAAGAAGAACGGCTTAATCAGCTTAAGCTGGATCCGATGCAGGCTAACAAGAAAGACCCGTTTTCGACTGCCTGGATGATCTCTGTGGATGCCGCCTCAGGGGTTACCACCGGGATATCCGCTTTTGACCGGGCGCATACCATTGAAACCCTGATCAATCCGTCCGCAAAGCCGGAAGAACTTTCCAAACCCGGGCATATTTTCCCGTTAAAGGCCCGCAAGGGTGGGGTCTTGGTCCGGGCAGGCCATACCGAGGCTTCCGTGGATATGATGCGGATAGCCGGATTATACCCGGCGGCGGTGATCTGCGAGATAATGAACGATGACGGGTCTATGGCCAGGCTTCCTCAGTTGCGGGAGTTTGCCCAGAAGCATAAATTGAAGATCGGCTCTATCGCCAATCTTATAGAATACCGCAGGCGCTCGGAAAAATTGATCGAGCGTGTTTCCGAAGTGAACCTGCCCACGGAATGCGGAAACTATAAATTGATCCTTTACCGCGACCTGACCAACGGCCAGACCCATGTAGCTTTGATTATGGGAGAGTGGTCTCAGGAATCGCTTCTGGTCAGGGTGCATTCGGAATGCCTTACCGGAGATGTTTTTAGTTCTTTGCGCTGTGATTGCGGCCGGCAGCTGAAAAAGGCTATGCAGATGATCGACAAAGAGAAAAAAGGCATTGTCCTGTATATGAAACAGGAAGGCCGGGGCATAGGCCTGGAGGCTAAGATCAGGGCCTACGGGTTGCAGGAGCAGGGCCTGGATACTGTAGAGGCTAATCAGGCCTTGGGTTACGAGCCCGATCTGCGGGATTACGGGATAGGCGCGCAGATACTGGCTGAACTGGGGGTAAAGAATATACGGTTGATGACCAATAATCCCCGCAAGATCGTAGGGTTGGAAGGATACGGGCTCAAAGTGGTGGAGCGTGTTCCGCTGGAGATCGAGCCTAACCAGAATAATTACATATATCTGAAGACCAAAAAAGAGAAAATGGGGCATAAGTTGGATATTTAA
- a CDS encoding MiaB/RimO family radical SAM methylthiotransferase codes for MAKARIGILSLGCTRNLVDSEGMLGRLNLSGYPIVDIDKADIAIVNTCAFIQDAKSESIDAILDLIELKRSGRLRKIIVCGCLSQRYADKLRSELPEVDAFVGRVRLSPDKSRFSLTPGHYAYLKICEGCINNCSYCIIPKIKPDFESLSPADILKKVREWNSQKLSEINIIGQDITGYGLGPKNKSGLTALLKKIVRDAGSIGWIRLLYLYPSRIDDDLLEFIRDNPRVCKYIDMPLQHINDRVLKLMNRGTARKDMERLVARIRKTIPDVALRTCFIVGFPSETDKEFEELLEFCREMKFERLGAFAFSREEGTPAYKLPGQVPARVKEERFNRIMTAQQEISCQVNRKFLGRAIDVLVEEKKDDCYLGRSQYDAPEVDGLVYIRSKEKLRPGEFVRVKITDTLEYDLTGEVINEHRQ; via the coding sequence ATGGCAAAGGCCCGGATCGGGATATTAAGCTTGGGCTGTACGCGCAACCTGGTTGATTCAGAAGGGATGCTTGGCAGGCTGAATTTGTCCGGATATCCCATCGTGGATATAGATAAAGCGGATATAGCCATAGTTAATACCTGTGCTTTCATTCAGGACGCTAAATCCGAATCCATCGACGCGATCCTGGACCTGATCGAATTAAAAAGATCCGGCCGTTTAAGAAAGATCATTGTTTGCGGCTGCCTCAGCCAGCGCTACGCGGATAAATTACGCTCTGAATTGCCGGAAGTGGACGCTTTTGTCGGCAGGGTGCGCCTTAGCCCGGATAAATCCAGGTTCAGCCTTACTCCCGGGCATTACGCGTATCTTAAGATATGCGAAGGCTGCATAAATAACTGCAGTTATTGTATAATCCCTAAGATCAAACCGGATTTTGAGAGCCTTTCTCCTGCGGATATACTGAAAAAAGTCCGGGAGTGGAATTCCCAAAAGCTATCGGAGATCAATATAATCGGCCAGGATATCACCGGTTACGGGTTAGGGCCGAAAAATAAATCAGGATTGACCGCTCTTTTAAAGAAGATCGTCCGGGATGCCGGTTCGATCGGCTGGATACGGCTGCTGTATTTATATCCCAGCAGGATAGACGACGACCTCTTAGAGTTTATCAGGGACAATCCCCGGGTCTGCAAATACATCGATATGCCGTTGCAGCATATCAATGACCGGGTATTGAAACTGATGAATCGGGGCACAGCCAGAAAAGATATGGAACGGCTGGTCGCCCGGATCCGCAAGACTATTCCGGATGTCGCCTTGAGGACTTGTTTTATTGTGGGTTTTCCCTCGGAAACAGATAAGGAGTTCGAGGAACTCCTGGAATTCTGCCGCGAGATGAAATTTGAAAGATTAGGGGCTTTTGCATTTTCCCGGGAAGAAGGCACGCCTGCTTATAAACTGCCGGGACAGGTCCCGGCCAGGGTCAAGGAAGAGCGCTTTAACAGGATAATGACGGCCCAGCAGGAAATATCCTGTCAGGTAAACCGGAAGTTCCTGGGCAGGGCCATTGATGTGCTGGTAGAAGAGAAAAAAGACGATTGCTATCTCGGGCGCAGCCAATATGACGCGCCGGAAGTGGACGGCCTTGTGTACATAAGGTCAAAAGAAAAATTAAGGCCGGGAGAGTTTGTAAGGGTAAAAATAACAGATACGCTGGAATATGATCTAACGGGAGAGGTAATTAATGAACATCGCCAATAA
- a CDS encoding phosphatidylglycerophosphatase A, translated as MRNFLIKTVATFFGAGYLPLVPGTFGSIAGVAVYFLVKDNPALFIGAISLFLFLGFWLSGYTEKIYGRKDPQVVVIDEVAGMLLSLLFVPFSPWAVIIGFVLFRILDTLKPYPAGKLQQLHGSVGIMTDDIVAGIYANFILQIVFRLLK; from the coding sequence ATGCGTAATTTCCTGATCAAGACAGTTGCTACTTTTTTCGGGGCGGGATATCTGCCTTTGGTCCCCGGGACATTCGGCAGCATCGCCGGGGTCGCGGTGTATTTCCTGGTAAAGGATAACCCGGCGTTGTTTATCGGCGCCATATCTTTGTTTTTATTCCTGGGATTCTGGCTCAGCGGTTATACTGAAAAGATATATGGACGGAAGGACCCGCAGGTCGTGGTCATTGATGAAGTGGCGGGAATGCTTTTAAGCTTATTATTCGTTCCTTTCAGCCCCTGGGCGGTTATCATCGGATTTGTCCTTTTCCGCATATTGGATACCCTTAAGCCTTATCCCGCCGGAAAGCTGCAGCAGCTGCATGGCAGCGTAGGCATAATGACCGATGATATTGTCGCCGGAATTTATGCCAATTTTATCCTTCAAATCGTATTCCGCCTCTTGAAATAG
- the nusB gene encoding transcription antitermination factor NusB has translation MRKRSLSRELALQVLYQIDITKERYDATLENFWKMDHEKDISDEIKAFTEGLVKGVSEHIKVIDDKIAGYATNWELTRMAVVDRNILRMAGFELIFRKDIPPKVSINEAVDLAKKYSGDASGKFVNGILDKIKSERPE, from the coding sequence ATGAGAAAACGCAGCCTTTCAAGAGAACTAGCCCTGCAGGTCCTTTACCAGATCGATATCACCAAGGAGCGTTATGACGCGACCCTTGAGAATTTCTGGAAGATGGACCATGAAAAGGATATCAGCGACGAAATAAAAGCCTTCACCGAGGGTCTGGTCAAGGGGGTGTCGGAGCATATCAAGGTGATTGACGATAAGATCGCCGGGTACGCGACTAACTGGGAACTTACCCGTATGGCGGTGGTGGACAGGAATATATTGCGCATGGCGGGTTTTGAATTGATCTTCCGCAAAGACATCCCTCCCAAGGTGTCCATAAATGAAGCGGTGGATCTGGCCAAGAAATATTCCGGGGACGCTTCAGGCAAATTCGTTAACGGTATACTGGATAAGATAAAATCCGAAAGACCTGAATGA
- a CDS encoding CinA family protein, with protein METIIRQTNKYLIKNRKTLSVAESCTGGLFSFLLTSLPGSSKYFKLGAVVYSNQAKHDILGIPLALIKKHGAVSQEVAEAMAHAVRRIAKTDYGIGITGIAGPSGGTKIKPIGTVFIAVTFKNGYICNQYCFKGNRSLIQRQSALAALHLLRRRCS; from the coding sequence ATGGAAACTATTATCCGGCAAACAAATAAATACCTGATCAAAAACCGCAAGACCTTATCTGTAGCCGAATCCTGCACCGGAGGGCTTTTCTCCTTCCTGCTCACCTCTTTACCAGGCAGCTCGAAGTATTTTAAGCTCGGGGCAGTAGTTTACAGCAACCAGGCAAAACACGATATCCTGGGCATTCCCCTGGCTTTGATCAAAAAACACGGCGCGGTTTCCCAGGAAGTTGCCGAGGCAATGGCACACGCTGTGCGCCGTATCGCTAAAACCGATTATGGTATCGGGATCACCGGCATTGCCGGGCCTTCCGGCGGAACCAAAATCAAACCAATAGGCACTGTCTTTATCGCGGTAACTTTCAAGAACGGATATATCTGCAATCAATATTGCTTTAAAGGAAACCGCAGCCTGATCCAGCGTCAATCAGCCCTGGCCGCCCTTCATTTACTACGTAGACGTTGTAGCTAA
- a CDS encoding PHP domain-containing protein codes for MRSADLHTHTNYSDGTATPEELIAEAVKAGLSAVAITDHDTVEGVERAIAASAGGQVEVLPGIELTSEHEGLEIHLLGYLLDHRDKSLLERLQLLKKNRVDRIYRICDKLKALGLSLAPEKVFDLSAIGTVGRLHVAQAMVKEGLVNSTYEAFNKYIGDKCPAYVANFKLSPQEAIGLILKFSGIPVLAHPYSMGRDDLIPRFAEYGLMGLEVYYLEHTRSMVDSYLHTAKKLNLLVTGGSDYHGKSKPNVYMGAMKIPYELVEKLKEAKARAD; via the coding sequence ATGAGATCCGCCGACCTGCACACCCATACCAATTACTCCGACGGCACTGCCACTCCGGAAGAATTGATCGCTGAAGCTGTCAAGGCCGGGTTGTCCGCTGTAGCCATTACCGACCATGATACGGTCGAGGGGGTGGAAAGGGCTATCGCGGCAAGCGCCGGCGGACAGGTAGAGGTCTTGCCGGGGATCGAGTTGACCTCTGAGCATGAGGGGCTGGAGATACATCTCCTGGGATATCTGTTGGATCATAGGGATAAAAGCCTGCTGGAGAGACTTCAGCTCTTGAAAAAAAACCGGGTCGACCGGATATACCGGATCTGCGATAAATTAAAGGCGCTGGGATTGAGCCTTGCCCCGGAAAAGGTCTTCGATCTTTCGGCAATAGGCACGGTCGGCAGGTTGCACGTCGCCCAGGCGATGGTCAAAGAGGGGTTGGTTAATTCCACCTATGAGGCCTTCAATAAATACATAGGCGATAAATGCCCCGCTTATGTGGCTAATTTTAAATTATCCCCGCAGGAGGCTATAGGTTTGATCCTTAAGTTCTCCGGCATCCCCGTGCTGGCGCATCCGTATTCCATGGGAAGGGACGACCTGATTCCCAGGTTCGCCGAATACGGGCTTATGGGGCTGGAGGTCTATTACCTGGAACATACCAGATCAATGGTCGATTCTTACCTGCATACAGCAAAGAAATTGAACCTTTTGGTCACCGGCGGCTCGGATTATCACGGCAAGTCGAAACCCAATGTTTATATGGGCGCGATGAAGATACCTTATGAGCTGGTCGAAAAATTAAAAGAGGCGAAAGCCAGAGCGGATTGA
- a CDS encoding riboflavin synthase, with protein sequence MFTGIIEELGRVSDISKRGNVSFLTVETGIVWQDSRIGDSIAVNGVCLTVVKIDKGRLSFEVMPQTMKNTCLCGLRISEAVNLERSLKVGERLSGHFVLGHIDCVGLIRRKSYVENNLCFAIAIPVEQTRYVLPKGSIAIDGISLTVVSRRSNLVSVYVIPHTLKNTTLNIKGPSDKVNIELDILAKKADVLS encoded by the coding sequence ATGTTTACCGGCATAATCGAGGAACTGGGCAGGGTCAGCGATATCTCCAAGCGGGGCAATGTCAGTTTCCTGACCGTCGAGACCGGCATTGTCTGGCAGGACAGCCGGATAGGCGATAGTATAGCCGTCAACGGGGTGTGCCTTACGGTGGTAAAGATCGACAAAGGCAGGTTAAGTTTTGAGGTGATGCCGCAGACGATGAAAAATACCTGTCTCTGCGGTTTGCGCATTAGCGAAGCGGTTAATCTGGAGCGCAGTCTTAAGGTAGGCGAGAGATTGTCCGGGCATTTTGTGCTTGGCCATATAGACTGCGTCGGCCTGATCCGAAGGAAGAGTTATGTGGAGAATAACCTTTGTTTCGCTATAGCCATACCCGTTGAGCAAACAAGGTATGTCTTGCCTAAAGGCTCGATCGCGATCGACGGGATCAGCCTGACCGTCGTTTCCAGAAGATCGAACCTGGTGAGCGTATATGTAATACCGCACACTTTGAAGAATACGACCTTGAACATTAAAGGGCCTTCGGATAAGGTGAACATAGAGTTGGACATACTGGCAAAAAAGGCGGATGTCCTTTCCTGA
- the ribD gene encoding bifunctional diaminohydroxyphosphoribosylaminopyrimidine deaminase/5-amino-6-(5-phosphoribosylamino)uracil reductase RibD translates to MKMALGLALKAKGRTSPNPLVGALVVKNNKVVGGGYHEKAGLSHAELVALNEAGPAARGATLYVTLEPCAHYGRTPPCGDEIIRSGIKHAVVAMVDPNPLVNGKGIAILKQNNIKVELGILGEEAERINEVYIKSITKKLPFVTVKVAESLDGKIATRNGDSKWITCDKSRSYAHKIRQDYDAIMVGVNTVLRDDPKLDTWFSKRRPVKVVVDSQLSTPPDANIFSAQGKVLIITLPAKPGQETENRKSLAEKAKILEVKERSGQINLKDMMKKLALLNITNILVEGGGTLIGSLFDEGLVDKVLFFISPKIIGGKEAPTSVMGRGIGRIDNAIRLKDIRYRHIAEDVLIEGYIK, encoded by the coding sequence ATGAAAATGGCGCTGGGATTGGCGCTGAAGGCCAAAGGCAGGACTTCGCCTAATCCCCTTGTAGGCGCATTGGTGGTGAAGAACAATAAGGTGGTCGGCGGAGGGTATCACGAGAAGGCCGGGCTTTCCCACGCCGAGTTGGTCGCTTTGAATGAAGCGGGTCCGGCGGCCAGGGGGGCCACTTTATACGTTACCCTGGAACCCTGCGCGCATTACGGCAGGACCCCGCCTTGCGGGGATGAGATAATAAGAAGCGGGATAAAGCATGCGGTCGTTGCCATGGTCGATCCCAATCCCCTGGTCAACGGCAAAGGCATAGCCATACTAAAACAGAATAATATAAAGGTCGAGCTGGGGATCCTGGGAGAGGAAGCTGAACGGATAAATGAGGTTTATATAAAGAGCATCACCAAAAAGCTGCCGTTCGTTACGGTAAAGGTCGCCGAATCGTTGGACGGAAAGATCGCTACCAGGAACGGGGATTCCAAATGGATAACCTGCGATAAATCCAGGTCCTACGCGCATAAAATACGCCAGGATTACGACGCCATAATGGTCGGAGTGAATACCGTATTGCGGGATGATCCCAAGCTGGATACGTGGTTCTCAAAACGCCGGCCGGTAAAGGTGGTAGTGGACAGCCAGTTAAGCACCCCGCCGGACGCCAATATTTTTTCAGCCCAGGGCAAGGTTTTGATCATTACCCTGCCGGCAAAACCCGGGCAAGAGACCGAGAACCGCAAGAGCCTGGCGGAAAAGGCAAAGATACTGGAGGTGAAGGAAAGATCCGGGCAGATCAATCTTAAGGATATGATGAAAAAATTGGCCCTGCTTAATATCACCAATATACTGGTGGAGGGCGGGGGGACATTGATCGGCTCATTGTTCGATGAAGGGCTGGTGGATAAGGTGCTGTTTTTCATCAGCCCCAAGATAATCGGCGGCAAAGAAGCCCCGACATCGGTGATGGGCCGGGGGATCGGCCGCATAGATAACGCGATCAGGCTTAAGGATATAAGATACCGCCATATCGCCGAAGATGTGCTGATCGAAGGTTATATAAAATAA
- the pgsA gene encoding CDP-diacylglycerol--glycerol-3-phosphate 3-phosphatidyltransferase → MNIANKITMFRIALTFVFMIFLSFQGLWPKIISLLVFICAAVSDYLDGRIARKRNMSTDFGKLMDPIADKILVLAAFAAFVQMQLIKDWMFMIIVSREILITSFRLFALNKSKVLSAGKMGKHKTFSQMVIIFLILGFIVFKEVMLNVSTWNPAWEKFFRQGIDVFMWFIVGLTIYSGFSYLWDNRKVIANI, encoded by the coding sequence ATGAACATCGCCAATAAAATAACTATGTTCAGGATAGCGCTTACATTTGTGTTTATGATATTTCTATCTTTTCAGGGCCTTTGGCCAAAGATAATAAGCCTTTTGGTTTTTATCTGCGCGGCAGTATCCGATTACCTGGACGGCAGGATCGCCCGTAAGCGGAATATGTCCACGGATTTCGGCAAGCTGATGGATCCTATCGCCGATAAGATACTGGTCCTGGCGGCGTTCGCGGCTTTTGTGCAGATGCAGCTGATCAAGGATTGGATGTTTATGATTATCGTGTCCCGCGAGATACTGATAACTTCTTTCCGGCTGTTCGCATTGAACAAAAGCAAGGTTCTGTCCGCCGGTAAGATGGGCAAGCACAAGACATTCTCCCAGATGGTTATTATATTCCTGATCCTGGGTTTTATAGTTTTTAAGGAAGTAATGCTTAATGTCTCTACCTGGAATCCGGCCTGGGAAAAATTCTTCCGCCAGGGGATCGATGTCTTTATGTGGTTTATCGTCGGCCTGACCATATATTCCGGATTTTCCTACCTCTGGGATAACCGCAAGGTCATTGCCAATATCTAA
- the ribE gene encoding 6,7-dimethyl-8-ribityllumazine synthase, with protein sequence MAKEITGSLVSKGKKFAVVASRFNDFMTKELVAGCLDTLVRHGVEDNDITVAWVPGAFEIPTAAQKMAEAKSYDAVICLGTVIRGSTPHFDFIASEAAKGIAKVSMDNSLPVIFGLITADTIEQAVERSGSKDGNKGRDAALSAIEMVNLLSQIK encoded by the coding sequence ATGGCAAAGGAAATAACAGGAAGTCTGGTTTCAAAAGGGAAGAAATTCGCAGTTGTCGCTTCCAGGTTCAATGATTTTATGACCAAGGAGCTTGTTGCCGGTTGCCTGGATACCCTGGTCAGGCACGGAGTGGAAGACAATGATATCACTGTTGCCTGGGTCCCCGGGGCTTTTGAGATACCTACCGCGGCACAGAAAATGGCGGAGGCCAAGTCTTATGACGCAGTGATCTGTTTGGGGACGGTGATCCGCGGATCGACCCCGCATTTTGATTTTATCGCTTCAGAAGCGGCGAAAGGGATAGCCAAGGTCTCTATGGATAATTCCCTGCCGGTTATCTTCGGTTTGATCACCGCTGACACTATTGAGCAAGCGGTCGAGCGTTCAGGTTCCAAGGACGGCAATAAGGGGCGGGATGCCGCGCTATCCGCCATCGAGATGGTCAATCTTTTAAGCCAGATAAAATAA
- the thpR gene encoding RNA 2',3'-cyclic phosphodiesterase: protein MRAFIAIELPAEIKEYLSRIQNKLKTCQADMKWVKPQNIHLTLKFLGEINAEQSDQTASLLKETADNNCSFIISLALLDAFPGINAPRIIWLGIDQGELPLKKIAADLEDGLTKIGIPAKTQPFSAHITLARNRSCFNQQALVGGIAGLNNKLKNEKHEFTANKLTLFRSTLTPLGPIYEALQTLPLGNSC, encoded by the coding sequence ATGAGAGCATTTATAGCGATAGAGCTGCCTGCGGAGATCAAGGAATATTTAAGCCGCATACAGAATAAGTTAAAAACCTGCCAGGCTGATATGAAATGGGTTAAACCACAGAATATCCACCTTACCCTGAAATTCCTCGGAGAGATCAACGCGGAGCAATCAGATCAAACCGCTTCCCTACTAAAAGAAACCGCTGATAATAATTGTTCTTTTATAATAAGCCTGGCCTTGCTTGACGCATTCCCGGGAATAAATGCCCCGCGCATAATCTGGTTAGGGATTGATCAGGGAGAACTCCCGCTAAAAAAAATCGCCGCGGATCTGGAAGACGGATTGACAAAGATAGGCATCCCTGCGAAAACACAGCCTTTTTCCGCGCATATAACCCTGGCCAGGAACCGCTCCTGCTTTAATCAACAAGCCCTGGTTGGCGGAATAGCCGGTTTGAATAACAAACTAAAGAACGAAAAACATGAATTTACCGCGAATAAACTCACGCTTTTCAGAAGCACACTAACCCCGCTTGGCCCGATCTATGAAGCCCTGCAAACATTACCCTTAGGGAACAGTTGTTAA